The following is a genomic window from Candidatus Methylomirabilota bacterium.
CAAAGGCGTGTGGGCGGGGGCGATCAGCCTGTTTGCACTCCTGGCGCTCTTGGGTGTTGTGCTGAGCTACCGACAGCACCGTGTGAAAGGCCCGCTGGTCATTGCGGCGCTCGGAGCCATCTTGGTCCTTTGGGCGATGTTTGGCTCGTACAGCCGGATTGTTGAAATAATGGGCTTTGCTGGCCTGATCACAGCGACGGTCTGGGACTGGCGTCTGAAGAAGTGCGAGCGTCCTGCCGCGGGTGTGCCAGACCACCCGTAGCCGTGTGACGAAGGGTTGGAGAAACAACAGATGAAACCGGGGTGACCATAGCCCCCCGAGCCCACCTCTGGCACAACCAAGGACGCACCAAGCATTCAGACGCCCTCTCGGGCGGAGCACGGTCCGGGAAGGCGTTTTGCTTTTCAATACTGCTAAGCGTGTCCCTTCACCACCCTGTATCGACCGCAGTGCAGATTACAACCAGTAACCTGGCTCGGAGCGATTAGTAGTTGAAATCTTCTCAGGGGCTTGACGGCCTCCCGTGGCCATCAGGGGGTAACCCAAGGGTGGCCCCCGACCCGCAGCCAATCATCCACCTGACGGCGCTGCGTGCTAATGACAGCCACGACGACATCCCACGCCGTAGACCGCGATCTTGTGCCGCCTGGGATCTGACAAATCCCTTGACGA
Proteins encoded in this region:
- a CDS encoding MerC domain-containing protein produces the protein MAERPDATPRFGWLAGAGTLLSIAACYGTMAIVTLLSLLGVTLAINKGVWAGAISLFALLALLGVVLSYRQHRVKGPLVIAALGAILVLWAMFGSYSRIVEIMGFAGLITATVWDWRLKKCERPAAGVPDHP